A section of the Nyctibius grandis isolate bNycGra1 chromosome 30, bNycGra1.pri, whole genome shotgun sequence genome encodes:
- the ZBTB5 gene encoding zinc finger and BTB domain-containing protein 5, giving the protein MDFPGHFEQIFQQLNYQRLHGQLCDCVIVVGNRHFKAHRSVLAACSTHFRALFTVAEGDQTMNMIQLDSEVVTAEAFAALIDMMYTSTLMLGESNVMDVLLAASHLHLNSVVKACKHYLTTRTLPMSPPSDRVQEQNARMQRSFMLQQLGLSIVSSALNSTQSAEEQPNTMSSSMRSNIEQHTTFPIRRLHKRKQSSEDRARQRIRPAMDEPVSDVTAESGPSVVHSREDFFSPDSLKIVDNSKADAVADNQEDNTIMFDQSFSAQEDAQVPSQSDNSGGNISQMSMASQATQVETSFDQEGTSEKNNFPCENPEVSLNEKEHMRVVVKSEPLSSPEPQDEVSDVTSQAEGSESVEVEGGVVSAEKIELSPESSDRSFSDPQSSTDRVGDIHIMEVSNNLEHKSTFSISNFLNKSRGGGGFGASQNSDDNIPNTTSDCRMDSDASYLVSPESGPAGGHSSATISHVENPFSEPADSHFVRSMQDVMGLPCVQTSGYRATEQFGMDFPRSGLGLHSLSRAMMGSVRGGASSFPGYRRIAPKMPVVTSVRSSQLQDNSSSSQLIMNGTTSFENGHPSQPGPPQLTRASADVLSKCKKALSEHNVLVVEGARKYACKICCKTFLTLTDCKKHIRVHTGEKPYACLKCGKRFSQSSHLYKHSKTTCLRWQSSNLPSTLL; this is encoded by the coding sequence ATGGATTTTCCGGGACACTTTGAGCAAATCTTTCAGCAGCTCAACTACCAGAGGCTTCATGGCCAGCTTTGCGACTGTGTCATTGTGGTGGGAAACAGACATTTCAAAGCCCATCGCTCTGTTTTGGCAGCATGTAGCACGCATTTCCGAGCCCTGTTTACTGTAGCAGAAGGAGATCAAACTATGAATATGATTCAGCTGGACAGCGAAGTGGTGACAGCAGAAGCTTTTGCTGCTCTGATAGACATGATGTATACTTCCACACTAATGCTTGGGGAGAGCAACGTTATGGATGTCTTGCTGGCTGCTTCTCACTTACATTTGAACTCTGTTGTTAAAGCGTGCAAACACTACCTTACTACCAGGACGCTGCCGATGTCTCCACCAAGCGACAGAGTTCAAGAGCAGAATGCGCGCATGCAGAGGTCCTTCATGCTCCAGCAGCTTGGGCTGAGCATCGTGAGCTCTGCGTTGAATTCCACCCAGAGCGCAGAGGAACAACCAAATACTATGAGCTCCTCGATGAGGAGTAACATCGAGCAGCACACTACTTTTCCTATCCGTCGTCTGCACAAACGTAAGCAGTCCTCGGAGGATCGGGCCAGGCAGCGCATCAGGCCTGCCATGGATGAGCCCGTTTCCGACGTGACCGCAGAGAGCGGGCCCTCCGTGGTTCATTCACGGGAAGATTTCTTCTCGCCCGATTCACTGAAGATTGTGGACAACTCTAAGGCCGATGCTGTGGCTGATAACCAGGAGGATAACACTATTATGTTTGATCAGTCTTTCAGTGCTCAGGAAGATGCTCAAGTGCCCAGCCAGTCTGACAACAGCGGCGGAAACATTTCACAGATGTCCATGGCGTCCCAGGCGACGCAGGTGGAAACCAGCTTTGACCAGGAAGGTACTTCTGAGAAGAACAACTTCCCGTGTGAGAATCCAGAGGTTAGTCTGAACGAAAAAGAGCACATGAGGGTGGTGGTGAAGTCTGAGCCCTTGAGTTCCCCAGAGCCTCAAGACGAGGTGAGCGATGTCACTTCCCAAGCGGAGGGCAGCGAGTCTGTTGAAGTGGAAGGAGGAGTGGTGAGCGCAGAGAAGATAGAACTGAGTCCCGAGAGCAGTGATCGTAGCTTTTCTGACCCGCAGTCCAGTACTGATAGGGTGGGAGACATCCATATTATGGAGGTGTCAAACAACCTGGAACACAAGTCTACTTTCAGTATCTCAAATTTCctaaataaaagcagaggtGGTGGCGGCTTCGGTGCTAGTCAGAACAGCGACGACAACATTCCAAATACCACCAGTGACTGCAGAATGGACAGTGATGCCTCTTACCTGGTGAGTCCCGAGTCGGGGCCTGCTGGTGGCCATTCATCCGCCACCATCTCTCATGTTGAGAATCCGTTTAGTGAGCCTGCAGACTCTCATTTCGTTAGATCAATGCAGGATGTGATGGGTCTTCCCTGCGTACAGACTTCTGGGTACCGGGCAACAGAACAGTTTGGCATGGATTTTCCACGGTCAGGCTTGGGCTTGCACTCCCTATCAAGGGCAATGATGGGGTCGGTAAGAGGTGGAGCTAGCAGCTTTCCTGGCTACCGCCGCATAGCCCCCAAAATGCCTGTGGTGACCTCTGTCAGGAGCTCCCAGCTGCAAGATAACTCATCGAGTTCCCAGCTGATCATGAACGGGACCACTTCCTTTGAGAACGGGCACCCATCGCAGCCTGGTCCGCCACAGCTGACGAGGGCATCTGCAGATGTCCTTTCAAAATGCAAGAAGGCCTTATCTGAGCACAACGTCTTGGTGGTAGAAGGCGCGCGCAAGTACGCGTGCAAGATCTGCTGCAAGACGTTTTTGACCTTGACGGACTGCAAGAAACACATCCGTGTGCACACGGGAGAGAAGCCTTACGCCTGCCTCAAGTGTGGCAAGCGCTTCAGCCAGTCCAGCCACCTGTACAAGCACTCCAAGACAACCTGCCTGAGGTGGCAGAGCAGCAATCTGCCGAGCACTTTGCTTTAA
- the GRHPR gene encoding glyoxylate reductase/hydroxypyruvate reductase — protein MAVFVTRRIPAEGLRVLSQAGGCRVQQWDSEEPVPRAELLAGVAGKRGLLCLLSDRIDREVLEAAGPGLKVISTMSVGFDHLALEEIKKRGIRVGYTPDVLTDATAELSVALLLAVCRRLPEAVEQVKNGGWTTWKPLWMCGYGLSDSTVGIIGLGRIGQAVARRLKPFGVKKFLYTGSGPKPESAEEFGAEFVPLTRLAEESDFVVVTCALTPATQGMCNKDFFGRMKKTSVFINTSRGAVVNQEDLYDALAHGQIAAAGLDVTTPEPLPADHPLLSLRNCVVLPHIGSATYATRSTMAVLAANNLLAGLRGEPMPHELLL, from the exons ATGGCGGTGTTCGTGACGCGGCGGATCCCGGCCGAGGGGCTGCGGGTGCTGTCGCAGGCCGGCGG GTGCCGCGTCCAGCAGTGGGACTCGGAGGAGCCGGTGCCGCGGGCCGAGCTGCTGGCGGGCGTGGCGGGGAAGCGggggctgctctgcctcctctccGACCGCATCGACCGCGAGGTGCTGGAGGCCGCCG GGCCCGGCCTGAAAGTCATCAGCACCATGTCCGTGGGCTTCGACCACCTCGCCCTGGAGGAGATCAAGAAGCG agggatccgCGTGGGGTACACCCCCGACGTCCTGACCGATGCCACCGCAGAGCTCTCGGTAGCTTTGCTGCTGGCTGTGTGCCGCCGGCTGCCGGAGGCAGTGGAGCAGGTGAAGAA TGGTGGCTGGACAACGTGGAAGCCCTTGTGGATGTGTGGCTACGGTCTGTCCGACAGTACGGTGGGCATCATAGGTCTGGGGAGAATAG GACAGGCAGTTGCCCGCCGCCTGAAGCCATTTGGGGTCAAGAAGTTTTTGTACACTGGCAGTGGCCCGAAACCAGAGAGTGCTGAAGAGTTTGGAGCTGAGTTTG TCCCGCTCACGAGGCTGGCAGAAGAGTCGGACTTTGTTGTGGTGACGTGCGCTTTGACTCCGGCCACCCAGGGGATGTGCAACAAGGACTTCTTCGGCAGAATGAAGAAGACCTCTGTGTTCATCAACACGAGCAG GGGGGCTGTGGTGAACCAGGAGGACCTGTACGACGCGCTGGCCCACGGCCAGATCGCGGCGGCCGGCCTGGATGTGACGACGCCGGAGCCGCTGCCCGCTGACCACCCCCTGCTCTCCCTCAGGAACTGCG TGGTCCTGCCGCACATCGGGAGCGCCACGTACGCCACGAGGAGCACCATGGCGGTGCTGGCGGCCAACAACCTGCtggcggggctgcggggggagcCCATGCCCCACgagctgctgctgtga